The nucleotide window ATGGCTCCCGAACTACCTACCTCCTCCGATACGGCGCTGCTGGCCCTGCGTCCTACCCTACCTACTGCCTTGACCGCAGAGCCCGAGGCCACGGCCGGCGACTTTCTGCATCGTACTCTTCGGCCGGTGCTCAAGCTCCAGAATGACCTGCTGCTGCAGCTGGTGGCCGACTTCGTGCGGGAACACCACGTAGCTTTCCTTACGCGCAGCCCGGCCGACCAGCTGCGCACCCTGGCCGAGCTGCTGGGCCGCAACGTGAAGCTGCGCTACACCATCATTGGCGTGGTTATCGGGCTCTTTACGCGCGCCGAGCAGGCGTTTTACCGGCAGCACCGCTCCGAAGTAAACCGTCGCCTGATGGAACTGGCTACGCAGCGCGTGCAAAGCCAACTGCCCGAACTGGCAGCGCTGCTGACCACCTCCGGAGCAGCCTGACGATGCAAAACCACTACCACACGCTGGGAGTGGATGAGCAGGCCACACCCAACGATATTCGGCGGGCTTACCGGCAGCTGGTACTGCTCACCCACCCCGACCGAACGGCCGACCCGGCAGCCCACCAACGGTTTTTGCGCATCAACGAGGCCTACGACGTGCTGAGCAACCCGGCCCGTCGCCGCGGCTACGACGCGCTGCTGCAGGCCCTACGCACTCCGCCCCCACCCCGGCACACCCCGCCGCCCCGCCCGGCAGCAGCGGCGCCACGCCAGCCGGGCTTCCGGCCCCGGGCCTATGCCAAGCCGCCCGTGGACCTGCGCGCCTACCAGCGCCCGATTCGGTGGTGGGGCGGGCTGCTGGCCCTGCTGGCCGTACTCATCATTCTCGATTACAGCCTGCTGCAACACACCGTGCAAGCCAGCTTTCTGGGAGCCGAGTCGGCCAGGGACGGCCGCGGGGCTCTGTACACCGATTTCTACACGTCGCGGGGCGCATTTCGGACGTATTCGGACCTGCCCACCAACCCGGCTCACCTACAAGTGCGGCTTTCGGCCATCTTCCGCCTGGTCAGCCAGGTGAGCTTGCCCGATGGCAGCCCGGTGCCCACGCGCCTGGCGCATCGTAGCCTGTTTGTATTTACCGGACTGCTGCTGGCCCTGGCCCTACTACTCCAGCGGACTGCCCTGCCCGACGCAACCCGGGTAAGCGTAGCGCTGGTAGCTACAGTAGTGGGCAGCATTCTGGTGCTGATGATTCTTACCTGAAGCCAACCGCCCGGCACAAAAAGGCCTGCCCCAATACTGGAGCAGGCCTTTTTTGCTTTGCTGAAAGCAGCAAACCGGTTAATCGTACTGCGAGTCGCGCAGGTGCACGGGGGCGCTTTTCTTGCGCAGGCGCATATTGAGCGTTTCCACCAGCAGGGAAAAGAACATGGCGAAATAAATGTAGCCCTTTGGAATTTCCTTGTGGAACGCTTCCATCACCAGCATGATACCAATCATGATCAGGAACGACAGAGCCAGCATCTTGATGGTGGGGTTCTTGTTGACGAAGTCGGCAATGTAGCCCGAGAAGGCCAGCATGACGCCCATAGCCAGAATGACGGCCAGAATCATCACCAACACGTTGTCGACCAGGCCTACAGCCGTCAGGATGGAGTCGAAGGAGAAGACGATGTCGACAATGACGATCTGCAGGATTACGCGCGACATTGTGTGGAATTTTCCTTCCCCGGCCGCGTCTTCCTCACCTTGCAGCTTGGTATGAATCTCGGTGGTGCTCTTGCTCAGCAAAAACAAGCCGCCGGCCAGCAGGATAAGGTCGCGCCCCGACACTCCGAAGTTGGGCTCCAGGAAAGGCAGATTCAAGGTAAAGAGCGGTTCCTTCAGGCTTACAATCCAGGAGATACTGAGCAGCAGGCCAATACGAAACAGCAGGGCCAGCAGCAGGCCGATGGTGCGGCCGCGCTTTTGCTGATCGTGGGGCAGCTTATTAACGACGATGGAAATGAAGATGATGTTGTCAATGCCTAGCACGATTTCCATAAAGGTCAGCGTGAGCAAACTAATCCAGGTGGCGGGACTGGAAAAAGCAGAAAGGTCAAACACGAGAAAAGGCGCTAAGGTGAGAAGATGGTTTTTACTGGGCCAAGGTGAAAAAATGGGCCGCCGGGGGCCGACGAGTCAAACGACTCGTCGGCGCAGTACCCACGGCGGCACCTCACCCAGTAACTTTATTTCATGTTCACGAACTGCAGAGGCTGACCGATTTCAGCAACCTTCTGGCGGAGCAGGGCAATGACTTGCTGCAGGTCGTCAATCTTCTTGGCCGACACCCGGATTTGCTCGTCCTGGGTCTGGGCGTCCACCTTGATTTTGCTGTCCTTAATGAGCTTCATAATCTTGCGGCTGGCTTCCTTATCGATGCCGGCCCGCACCTTGACGGTTTTCTTCACCATGGCCCCGTTGGGCTGCTCCTCGGCCGAGAAATCGAGGCAGGTACCGTCGAGGCCCTGCTTTACTACGCGGCCCAGCAGAATGTCTTCCAGGGCCTTTACCCGCATGGAATTCTCGGAGCTGAGCTGAATGGTGTTGGCCTTTTTATCGAGTTCAATACCGCCTTTCGTGTCGCGCAGGTCGTAGCGGGTCTGCAGCTCTTTTTTGGCGGTGTTTACCGCGTTTTCCAGGGTTTGCGGGTCTACTTTGCTTACAATGTCAAACGAGGGCATGGTCGTGGATTGGGAGTGAAAGGATGGCAGCCGGCCCAAAGCCGGAAGGGCCTGAGCCGGCCCCAACCGGCATACGTACACCGGCCGGGGAAGGGTCAAAAGTACCAAATGCCCGCGGCAACCCACTTAGATATTTCGGCCGCTATTCTCCAACTTGCCTCTTTCCCTGTTCTTATGCCGGTTCGTGCCCCTTCCTCCCCCTCCGACTTCGCCGCTTACTACCAGCTTCGCTACCGGGTGCTGCGCCAGCCCTGGAATCAGCCGCTCGGCTCCGAGCGGGCCGACGACGATGATGCCCCCAGCACTACGCACGCGCTGTATTCCACCCAGGCGGGAGAAGTAGTGGGGGTAGCCCGGCTTCACCCCTCGGGCCCAGGCCAGGCTCAGGTGCGCTACATGGCCGTCGACCCGGCGTTTCAGGGTCAAGGCATCGGGCAGCAGTTGCTCGAATACCTAGAAGACGCTGCCCGCCGCCAGGGCCTGACCGAATGCATTCTGCACGCCCGTCAGCAAGCCGTACCGTTTTATGAGCGGCTGGGCTACCGGGTGGTAGCGCCTTCCCACCAGCTCTTCGGCACTATCCAGCACTTTCTGATGCGTAAGGATCTGTAGAAGCCAGTAGAGCGGCAGCAACCGAATCAGCCTGCTCTGGGTTCAGAACTTTTCCTGGCCCCGCAGCAGGTCGAAGTAGAGGCGGAAGTCGCCGAGCAGGGAATACCAGGGGTGCTGAAACGTAGCCGGGCGGTTGCGCTCCACGAAGAAGTGCCCAATCCAGGCGAAACCGTAGGCGGCCACGATGCCCAGCGGAATCAGGTTGAAGCGCTGCCAGAACACGGCCAAACCCAGGGCCAGCAAAAACAGCGTGGTCCCGATGAAGTGCAGAATACGGGTTCCGCGCTTGCTGTGCTCCCGGAGGTAGCGCGGGTAAAATTCGGCGAAGGTGAGCGGCAAGGCAGACATGGCGGTGGGGTTATACCGTAAAGAAACCTAACTTTTCGGCTAATAACCAGTCTTTTCCGCCCAGTCCCTCACGCTATGGAGCAATCCTTCGACGTAGCTACTCTGGTAGCTATTTACAACCAAATCAACCACTACGGCCGCACCAACGGCATGCAGCTCACGGTGGCCAGCCCCGGCCAGGTAGAATACAGCATGACGGTCCGGCCCGAGCACCTGTCGTCGCCGGGTACCTGCCACGGCGGCGTTATTGCGGGCCTGATGGACTCGGCCCTCGGCGCGGCAGCCCTTACCCTGGCTTTCCAGACCGGGGAGCTAGTTTCCACGGTAGAATTTAAAATCAACTACCTGCACCCCGTGCGGCTGCAGGACCTCCTCGTGGCCCGGGCCCGCGTAGACCACCCGGGCAAAACCCTGGTGGTGAGCAGCGCCGAAATTCACTGCCTGAACCGGGAGCTGATAGTAGCCCGCGGCATGGGCACCTTCAACCGCTACCCGGCCGACAAGCGCGACTTCCACCGCCTGCTTTTTCCCGATACCGATACCACGCCCGTCGACTTGTAGAAGGGTCTTCCGATACGAAAGCCGGCCGCTCCCTTGTTGGGAACGGCCGGCTTTTTCGGTTAAACGAACTTCTGAGCTACTTAGATGAGGTCGGAGGAAGCCGACTCGTGCTCGTGCTCTTCGTACTCGTCGCCGTCAGGATCCTGGGGCGGCTGTACTTTACGCACGTTGCGGGCGCAGTCTTCGTCGCGGTGGTTGCGGCCCACCGTAAATTCCACCCAGTCACCTTCGCGCAGGTCATTGAAGTCGCCTTCGGCCATGTCGGCGTAGCTGAAGAACAGGTTGTTTGGCGGCATTACCACGAAGCCAAAGCCGTTTTTCAGGTTCTTGATGGTGCTGATGCCAACCGTGCCAACGGGACCGGCAGCCGTGGGGCCCGTAGGGCGCACCGGCTTAACGGAGGGGAAAGCGACGGGCTCGGGCTGATTCACGAACAGGCTTTCGATTAGCTCGTCGCTGCTGGCCAGACCGTTGTCAATCACGTCGTGCATGGCCACGGGGTAGGTCACGTGCTCCAGCAGTTGCTGGGAGGCGCGGGTTACCCGGTTTTCACCTTTGAAGTCCACGTACTTGAAGTCCCAGTTCAGCAGCATCACGCGGGTGCCGATGGTGTTGAGCTTCTTGATCAGGGGCACGTAGTCCGAGTCGCCGGCAATAAGCACAATCACGTCGAAGCTCTTGTGCAGGGCCAGTTCCAGGGCCTCCAGGGCCAGCCACACATCGATGCCCTTTTCCTGCAAACGGCCGTCGCGCGTTTTCAGGGGCATGTAGTGGGTGGCAATACCCAGATTCATCAAAATATCGTCCAGCAGACGGTCGTGAAACAACCGGTCTTTGTCGCGGGCTTCGGTAGCGGAGAGGCGGCCACGGAAAAAGTGGGAGTCCGTAATCTGGCTCAGGCGAACATCTACGTCTTCCTCTTCAGCGACCTGATGGCGAATATATTCGTGCAGGCCTTCTAAACTGATACGAGCCTTGCGCTCGTGCTGGAAGTAGTAGTAATCACTGATCTTCAGGAAATAATTGCCGTCATAGAAGACGCCGATCCTTATCAGTGGGCTATTCATCTGGTTCATACAAAAAAGCTTTAATGCGAGAGGTGTGTAATCAGGGCAGGTAAGCGAGAAGTGAATTGGGAATGCTAAAGGTAGCTATGATCAAAGATACACACCTTGACCCGTAGGTTAGCCTTTGCATGACCGGCACCTTTCTTCTATCACATGGTTATGTGATCGACGCAAGGCAGGAAATACCAGTTTGTTTGAAAATTGTCGACTTAGAGAGCTAAGGATGGACAATAAACACCCTGTCATTTATAAAATCCTATATTCAAATCGAGCTTCCCTCCATGAAGTTACAGAGATCAAAGGCAATAATAGCAAAAACACCTATTACACTATCGACCATTGAGTGCAATTTCCAGGAGACTACCCTGAAGGGTGCGAAGCTAATATCTTAATCATATTAGTGCAAATTTTCACAAAAAGAGCCAGCCTCAACAACCACCCGAATGAACTTATATGATTGGTATTATTCTCTTATTCAACACAATAGCTTCTACCAAATTCATCTTATTTTAGTCCCCCAGTATCAGCATAATCCAATAAATTTCAATTATCATCTTCGCATCATCTTCCCGACAGTCAGCTTTTTAATTTCATTTTCGTTTATAAACAACATATTTTTTTTCAGGAAAATTCTTTTCGAGGCCATTATTAGTAAGCACGCCAGGGCATTAGGTGGGCCAACCGCGGTGTTGTGCCATGCTATATCACAACAGGCAAACGGGAAATTTAGAAATTCATCCGGCTTACAATCAGCACGAGTACCAGCGCGGCATAGCCCACGCAAATTCCTACTTCCATCAGGTTGCCCGAGGTGGAGCCCGTCCGGATCAGGGGTAGCTTGAAAGAGTAGTCGGACAGGGGCATAAACCACTTCACACCGGCCTTGGTCAGGGAGTCGGCAATGAGGTGGGAGGCGTAGCCAGCTCCGGCGAAATGGGCCACCCCGTGCCAGCCCAGGGTGTTATTTGCCAGGTAGCCAATGTAGGTCCACAGGGCGGTAGCCCAGATGGTGTGCGTCCAGGTACGGTGGGACGTGTAGGGCGCCAGGGCTACGAAGATGCCCAGCAGGCTCAGCCACAAAAACCCCAGGTAAAGGCCGCCCAGCACAGTGCAGGCCCCGGTAAACATCAGGGCCAGTTTGCGGGCCGAACCGCCCTGCATAGCCACCCCGATGAGCCCAAAGGCTAGGGCCGCCGTGAAGCCCATGCGCCGGTCGGGCCCCTGGGGCAGCATGTAGTGAGTATAGCCGGCCAGGCCCAGGGCAATGAGGGCGAAAGCAAAGCGCACGTAGTTCTGGGAGAAGCTCAGGCGCTTGCTCAGACGGGAGCTGGGGTGGTCGAGGTCGGGGGCCAGGGCCGAGAAGCCGGCCAGGGCAATGCCGGCCGGCGAAAAGGGCACGCCCGTGATGAGGCCGCCCACGGCCACCCCGGTAATGAGGCCGATGGCCAGGTGAGAAGAACCGCGCACTAGAGGAAATTGGGGAAATAGCCTAAAGCACGAAGGTACGCTCAACCCCGACTAGTTGGGCACGGGCAGCAGATATACAATTTCCGGCTCCATGGGCGGCTCGGGCGCGGCCACCGGGCGGGCCGGGTAGCGGGCGGCCTTGCGCCGGGCCTGGCTGAGTTTCGACCAGGCGTGGTTGAGGTTTTGCCAACGCACCCAGGCGTCGAAATTGAAGTCTTGGTCCTCGGCGGGATTCTGAGTGGGGTCCATACGCAACAGGTTAAAAATCGGGAATTGGTGCGGAGTGCAGACGAAAGCAAAGACCAATTTATCAATTTTTCTCAAACTCAGCCGCAACCTTTTTTCATTCGGGCTTCGCGGAAACTTTCGGACCTTGCCAGCGGTATTGCTTACCACATTGCCTAAACACTGCCCGACCGGATTTGTCTTCGGCCGGGCTTCTCCCTTTTGCCTTTCTCCTAGCCGCCCGTCGTTTTGAAGGTCTCCGATTTCCTCCAGCTCTACTCCCTCGACCCCACCGGCATGACCGTGGGCGCCCGCCTGAACCCGGCCACGCGCCATAGTCTGCGGCCGGCCGATGCCAAGGCTACCGATGCGCCCGTGCGCCTGCACCTGCGCGGCCTCGTGGGCTCCCAGGACGCGGTGCTGGCCGCCGCCCTGCACCAGGAGTTTCCCGACCAGCACCACCTCTTCATCCTGCACGACCGGGAAGAGGCCGCCTATTTCCTGGCCGACCTCCAGCACCTGGTGCCCGACGAGGAGCCGCTCTTGTTCCCGAGCTCCTACAAGCGCCCCTACGCCTTCGACGAGACGGAAAACGCCAACGTGCTGATGCGGGCCGAGGTGCTGAATAAGCTGAACTCTCACCGGGGACCAAAAACCACCGCTGAGCAGGCCTCCGAGGATGCCGACGACGCCCTGCCGGAAGGCTCGCCCAAGGTGAAAGACAAAAAGGCCAAAATCAGCGTGAAGGACACGGCCGGAGCCCTGATTGTCACCTACCCCGAAGCGCTGTTCGAGAAGGTTATCAACAAGAAGAGCTTAGTTGCCAACACCTTTATTGTGAAGGCAGGTGACAAGCTCGACGTCAACTTTATCAGCGACATGCTGGCCGAGTACGACTTCGAGCGGAGCGACTTTGTGTACGAGGCGGGCCAGTTTGCCGTGCGCGGCGGTATCGTGGACATCTTCAGCTACGCCAACGAGCTGCCCTACCGCATCGAACTGTTCGGCGACGAGGTGGAAACCATCCGCACCTTCGACCCGGAAAGCCAATTGTCGGTGGAGAAGCGGCAGCAGGTGAGCATCATCCCCAACGTGCAAACCAAGCTGTTGCAGGAAACCCGGGAGGCCTTTCTGGACTTCATCCCCCGCAACACCGCCATCTGGGCCAAGGACGTGCGCCAGACTCTGGACGTGGTAGAGGAATCCTTCGACCGGGCCGAGCAGGGCTTCAAGGAAATGCTGGCTTCGGCCGGCGGCGTGCAGATTGTGAGCAAGCCCGAAGACCTGTTCGAGACGGGCAAGTCGTTCAAGAAGCTGCTCGACAACTTCCCCATCGTGGAGTTCGGCAAACGCTTCCACTTCAAGGCCGGGGCCGAGGAATTCAACTTCAGCGCCAAGCCCCAGCCTTCCTTTAACAAGGACTTCAGCCGCCTGGTCAAGAACCTGCACGACAACCAGGAGAAGGGCTTTACCAACGTCATTGCCGCCGAATCGGTGCGGCAGGCCGACCGGCTGCGCACCATTTTCGACGAGCTCGACAACAACGTGCAGTTTCAGCACCTGCTGCTGGGTTTGCGCGAGGGGTTCGTGGACGAAACGCTCAAGCTCGTGGTCTACACCGACCACCAGCTGTTCGAGCGGTTCTACCGGGCCCAGGAAGGCCGCAAGTTCTCCAAGAAAAAGGCCCTGACCCTGAAAGAGCTGCGCACACTGGTACCCGGCGACTACGTGGTGCACCAGGACTACGGCATTGCCCGCTTTGCCGGCCTAACCCAGGTTGAAATCAACGACCGGCTGCAGGAAGCCATCCGCCTCGTGTACCGCGACGACGACGTGCTGACCGTCAGCATCCACGCCCTGCACAAGATTGCCAAGTACAGCGGGGCCGAGGGCACGCCGCCTACCATGAGCAAGCTGGGCTCCCCGGAGTGGGAAAACAAGAAGAAGTCGGTTAAGAAAAAGGTCAAGGACATTGCCGCCGAGCTGATCCGCCTCTACGCCAAGCGCAAAACCGCGCCCGGCCACGCCTTCGCCCGCGACTCCTTTATGCAGGCCGAGCTCGAATCGAGCTTCATTTACGAGGACACGCCCGACCAGGCCAAGGCCACCGAGGACGTGAAGCACGACATGGAGCAGCCCCACCCCATGGACCGCCTGGTGTGCGGCGACGTGGGCTTCGGCAAAACCGAGGTAGCCATCCGGGCCGCGTTTAAGTCGGTGGCCGACGGCAAGCAGGCGGCCGTGCTGGTGCCCACCACCATCCTGGCCATGCAGCACTACAAAACTTTCCGAGAGCGGCTCGCCAACCTGCCCGTGACGGTGGAGTACGTGAACCGCTTCAAGACCACCAAGCAAATCAAGGAGACGCTACAGCGGGTGGCCGAGGGCAAAACCGACATCCTCATCGGCACCCACCGCCTCACCAACAAGGACATCAAGTTCAAGGACCTGGGCTTGCTCATCATCGACGAAGAGCAGAAGTTCGGGGTTAAGACCAAGGACAAGCTCAAGGAGCTGAAGGTAAACGTGGACACGCTGACCCTCTCGGCCACACCCATTCCGCGCACTCTGCACTTCTCCCTGATGGGCGCCCGCGACCTGTCGGTCATTGCCACGCCCCCGCCGAACCGCCAGCCGGTCCAGACCGAGCTGCACGTGTTCGATGAGCTGCTGATCCGCGACGCGGTGGCCCGCGAATTGAAGCGCGGCGGGCAGGTGTTCTTCGTGCACAACCGCGTGAAGGACATCGACGAGCTGGCCGCCATGATTCTGCGCATGGTGCCCGACGCCCGCATCACCACCATTCACGGGCAGATGGAAGGCGACCAGCTCGAAAAGCGCATGATGAAGTTCGTGGACGGGGAGTACGACGTACTGGTGAGCACCAACCTGATTGAGTCGGGCCTCGACATCCCCAACGCCAACACCATCATCATCAACCGGGCCCACATGCACGGCCTTTCGGACCTGCACCAGATGCGGGGCCGCGTGGGCCGCTCCAACAAAAAGGCCTACTGCTACCTGCTCACCCCGCCCGTGGCCGGCCTGCCCAGTGACGCCCGCAAGCGCCTGAGCACCCTGGAGGAATTCTCCGACCTCGGCGACGGCTTCAAGGTAGCCATGCGCGACCTCGACATCCGGGGCGCGGGCAACCTGCTGGGCGGCGAGCAGTCGGGCTTTATCAACGACCTGGGCTTCGAAACCTACCACCAGATCCTGGACGAGGCCGTGCAGGAGCTCAAGGAAACCGAGTTCCGCGACCTGTTCCTCGGCGACCCCACCCAGCGCCTGCAGGAAGCCGCCGCCACCAAGGGCCCCAAGGAGTGCAACATCGAAACCGACCTGCAAATCCTTATCCCGACCACTACGTGAGCAACGTCTCCGAGCGCCTGCAGCTCTACAGCAAGCTCGATAGGGTGAAAGGCCCGAAGAGCTGCGCAAGCTCGTGGCCGGCATCGTGGACCGCTTCGGCCCCCTGCCCGCCGAGGTGGAGCAGCTGGCCGACATCGTACGCCTGCGCTGGCAGGCCTGCCACGTCGGCTTCGAAAAGCTCACCCTCAAGAAGAACCTGCTCAAAGGCTACATCCCGGCCACCAACAACGAGGCCTACTTCCAGGGCGAAACCTTCGGCACCATCCTCAACTACATCCAGACCCACCCCCGCTCCGCCTCCATGAAGGAGCGCAAGGAACAGCTCATCATCAGCATCGACGAGGTGAAAAGCGTGGGCGCGGCCAAGCGGATTCTCAGTGAACTGGGCAGTGAGGAGAAGGTGGGAGTGTAGGGAATGACTCATTTAAACATTGATGCCATGCCATAGTGAGTTAAATAACTCACTATGGCATGGCATCAATGTTTATTTTAATATCTTATGTGCTTTGCGGTCAAAATAAAATTACTAGAAAAGCCCGCCTTGTGAACCCAATTGAAACTCATTATTCACAGCTTTAACAACATTAAAAAAATAATCTTTCAAATCTTTATTTAAGGTACTTCCCTTATAATAAGATTCATAACTAGTCTGAATTGTTTCCTTGCCAGTTACCTGATCGATTATCACTTGAAAGTAACTCCCATTACCACTTTGCATTTGAGCATATTCTTCAAAACCAGTCCACTTGTTCAATACAGATATTACTATTTGATTTATATAATCATCTGCCTTTCTCACATTTATACTATCGTTATAAAATCTTGACACAACCGAAACAACAGCAA belongs to Hymenobacter cellulosilyticus and includes:
- a CDS encoding PaaI family thioesterase, with the translated sequence MEQSFDVATLVAIYNQINHYGRTNGMQLTVASPGQVEYSMTVRPEHLSSPGTCHGGVIAGLMDSALGAAALTLAFQTGELVSTVEFKINYLHPVRLQDLLVARARVDHPGKTLVVSSAEIHCLNRELIVARGMGTFNRYPADKRDFHRLLFPDTDTTPVDL
- a CDS encoding YajQ family cyclic di-GMP-binding protein codes for the protein MPSFDIVSKVDPQTLENAVNTAKKELQTRYDLRDTKGGIELDKKANTIQLSSENSMRVKALEDILLGRVVKQGLDGTCLDFSAEEQPNGAMVKKTVKVRAGIDKEASRKIMKLIKDSKIKVDAQTQDEQIRVSAKKIDDLQQVIALLRQKVAEIGQPLQFVNMK
- a CDS encoding DUF962 domain-containing protein, translating into MSALPLTFAEFYPRYLREHSKRGTRILHFIGTTLFLLALGLAVFWQRFNLIPLGIVAAYGFAWIGHFFVERNRPATFQHPWYSLLGDFRLYFDLLRGQEKF
- a CDS encoding GNAT family N-acetyltransferase → MPVRAPSSPSDFAAYYQLRYRVLRQPWNQPLGSERADDDDAPSTTHALYSTQAGEVVGVARLHPSGPGQAQVRYMAVDPAFQGQGIGQQLLEYLEDAARRQGLTECILHARQQAVPFYERLGYRVVAPSHQLFGTIQHFLMRKDL
- a CDS encoding TRCF domain-containing protein, producing the protein MAGIVDRFGPLPAEVEQLADIVRLRWQACHVGFEKLTLKKNLLKGYIPATNNEAYFQGETFGTILNYIQTHPRSASMKERKEQLIISIDEVKSVGAAKRILSELGSEEKVGV
- the mfd gene encoding transcription-repair coupling factor, translated to MKVSDFLQLYSLDPTGMTVGARLNPATRHSLRPADAKATDAPVRLHLRGLVGSQDAVLAAALHQEFPDQHHLFILHDREEAAYFLADLQHLVPDEEPLLFPSSYKRPYAFDETENANVLMRAEVLNKLNSHRGPKTTAEQASEDADDALPEGSPKVKDKKAKISVKDTAGALIVTYPEALFEKVINKKSLVANTFIVKAGDKLDVNFISDMLAEYDFERSDFVYEAGQFAVRGGIVDIFSYANELPYRIELFGDEVETIRTFDPESQLSVEKRQQVSIIPNVQTKLLQETREAFLDFIPRNTAIWAKDVRQTLDVVEESFDRAEQGFKEMLASAGGVQIVSKPEDLFETGKSFKKLLDNFPIVEFGKRFHFKAGAEEFNFSAKPQPSFNKDFSRLVKNLHDNQEKGFTNVIAAESVRQADRLRTIFDELDNNVQFQHLLLGLREGFVDETLKLVVYTDHQLFERFYRAQEGRKFSKKKALTLKELRTLVPGDYVVHQDYGIARFAGLTQVEINDRLQEAIRLVYRDDDVLTVSIHALHKIAKYSGAEGTPPTMSKLGSPEWENKKKSVKKKVKDIAAELIRLYAKRKTAPGHAFARDSFMQAELESSFIYEDTPDQAKATEDVKHDMEQPHPMDRLVCGDVGFGKTEVAIRAAFKSVADGKQAAVLVPTTILAMQHYKTFRERLANLPVTVEYVNRFKTTKQIKETLQRVAEGKTDILIGTHRLTNKDIKFKDLGLLIIDEEQKFGVKTKDKLKELKVNVDTLTLSATPIPRTLHFSLMGARDLSVIATPPPNRQPVQTELHVFDELLIRDAVARELKRGGQVFFVHNRVKDIDELAAMILRMVPDARITTIHGQMEGDQLEKRMMKFVDGEYDVLVSTNLIESGLDIPNANTIIINRAHMHGLSDLHQMRGRVGRSNKKAYCYLLTPPVAGLPSDARKRLSTLEEFSDLGDGFKVAMRDLDIRGAGNLLGGEQSGFINDLGFETYHQILDEAVQELKETEFRDLFLGDPTQRLQEAAATKGPKECNIETDLQILIPTTT
- a CDS encoding J domain-containing protein, with the protein product MQNHYHTLGVDEQATPNDIRRAYRQLVLLTHPDRTADPAAHQRFLRINEAYDVLSNPARRRGYDALLQALRTPPPPRHTPPPRPAAAAPRQPGFRPRAYAKPPVDLRAYQRPIRWWGGLLALLAVLIILDYSLLQHTVQASFLGAESARDGRGALYTDFYTSRGAFRTYSDLPTNPAHLQVRLSAIFRLVSQVSLPDGSPVPTRLAHRSLFVFTGLLLALALLLQRTALPDATRVSVALVATVVGSILVLMILT
- a CDS encoding TerC family protein; translated protein: MFDLSAFSSPATWISLLTLTFMEIVLGIDNIIFISIVVNKLPHDQQKRGRTIGLLLALLFRIGLLLSISWIVSLKEPLFTLNLPFLEPNFGVSGRDLILLAGGLFLLSKSTTEIHTKLQGEEDAAGEGKFHTMSRVILQIVIVDIVFSFDSILTAVGLVDNVLVMILAVILAMGVMLAFSGYIADFVNKNPTIKMLALSFLIMIGIMLVMEAFHKEIPKGYIYFAMFFSLLVETLNMRLRKKSAPVHLRDSQYD
- a CDS encoding metal-dependent hydrolase; this encodes MRGSSHLAIGLITGVAVGGLITGVPFSPAGIALAGFSALAPDLDHPSSRLSKRLSFSQNYVRFAFALIALGLAGYTHYMLPQGPDRRMGFTAALAFGLIGVAMQGGSARKLALMFTGACTVLGGLYLGFLWLSLLGIFVALAPYTSHRTWTHTIWATALWTYIGYLANNTLGWHGVAHFAGAGYASHLIADSLTKAGVKWFMPLSDYSFKLPLIRTGSTSGNLMEVGICVGYAALVLVLIVSRMNF
- a CDS encoding NYN domain-containing protein — translated: MNQMNSPLIRIGVFYDGNYFLKISDYYYFQHERKARISLEGLHEYIRHQVAEEEDVDVRLSQITDSHFFRGRLSATEARDKDRLFHDRLLDDILMNLGIATHYMPLKTRDGRLQEKGIDVWLALEALELALHKSFDVIVLIAGDSDYVPLIKKLNTIGTRVMLLNWDFKYVDFKGENRVTRASQQLLEHVTYPVAMHDVIDNGLASSDELIESLFVNQPEPVAFPSVKPVRPTGPTAAGPVGTVGISTIKNLKNGFGFVVMPPNNLFFSYADMAEGDFNDLREGDWVEFTVGRNHRDEDCARNVRKVQPPQDPDGDEYEEHEHESASSDLI